Proteins co-encoded in one Methylomonas albis genomic window:
- a CDS encoding efflux RND transporter periplasmic adaptor subunit, which produces MASELFSPHWYRVAKLKPKLHSHIEIHRHEYRGLIWYILEDPNTARHQRFNSLAYQFIGLLDGKLSVQEIADILNRQLGDYAPSQQDLVELLGQLHQADLMQTEALVNTEELFERQARLRSSKTNQRLLNPLSLKLPLWDPDEFLDKHLPKVAGLFSVKFGLVWLLVVATALLQAGANWPTISHHFELNALAPYNFLIMFLLYPLIKILHELGHGFAMKLKGGEVHEMGVNFLLFMPVPYVNVSAANHLRNRYDRILISAAGILVEGFLAALGLFLFLSTETGFVQDIGFDIMLTGGVSSLFFNGNPLLKYDGYYILADALSIPNLYQRSSQIWAYLAQRYLFDLKQAVSPASAPGETGWFVVYSLASLSYRLAMLWFVCVYLTEKFFVLGVLLALAMVALQLALPVYKAISFVLTSPSLGRKRDKALLTSSGIAVALILLIGVVPFPNYTLAEGVVWLPDEAQIKVEQDGFVGELLVKSQQFVNQGDALLVMHDDALESKAKIARAKVAELQSQYRAEKEQDLVKAEILKESLRVAESELDHLNHKSSAMLISAAKSGYLLMPDADDLTDSYLRQGELIGYIMDQQAPTIRMVVTQDNIGLLRERTPQISVRLVSDPYREYPANIIRLAPEATNSLPSPALATTGGGKIRVNSEDPKEMQTLQKIFLVDLGFAPPKNLPIGMRAYVRINHGGESAATQLYRRLRQVFLRQFNV; this is translated from the coding sequence ATGGCTAGCGAACTGTTCAGTCCGCATTGGTACCGGGTCGCCAAGCTCAAACCCAAGCTGCATAGCCATATCGAGATTCATCGCCACGAATATCGCGGCCTGATTTGGTACATTCTCGAAGACCCCAATACCGCCCGCCACCAGCGCTTTAACAGCCTGGCCTATCAGTTCATCGGGTTACTGGACGGCAAATTGAGCGTACAAGAGATTGCCGACATTCTGAATCGACAACTGGGCGACTATGCACCCAGCCAGCAAGATCTGGTTGAACTGCTCGGGCAATTGCATCAGGCCGATTTGATGCAAACGGAAGCCTTGGTCAACACCGAAGAATTGTTCGAACGGCAGGCTCGGCTGCGCAGCTCCAAAACTAACCAGCGGCTGTTGAACCCGCTGTCACTGAAATTACCGCTGTGGGATCCGGACGAGTTTCTCGACAAACATTTGCCCAAGGTGGCCGGTTTGTTCAGCGTCAAGTTCGGCCTGGTCTGGCTGTTGGTCGTGGCTACCGCCCTGCTGCAAGCCGGCGCCAATTGGCCGACAATCAGTCATCATTTTGAATTGAACGCGTTGGCTCCGTACAATTTTTTGATTATGTTTTTGCTGTATCCCCTGATCAAAATCCTGCATGAATTGGGGCATGGCTTTGCGATGAAGTTGAAAGGCGGCGAAGTGCATGAAATGGGCGTAAATTTTTTATTGTTCATGCCGGTGCCTTACGTCAATGTCTCGGCCGCCAACCATCTGCGCAACCGATACGACCGGATCTTGATCAGTGCTGCCGGCATTCTGGTGGAAGGATTCCTGGCCGCGCTCGGCCTATTCCTGTTTTTGAGCACCGAGACCGGGTTTGTGCAGGATATTGGTTTCGACATCATGCTAACGGGCGGCGTCTCGTCGCTGTTTTTTAACGGCAACCCGCTGTTGAAATACGACGGCTATTACATTCTGGCAGATGCACTGAGCATCCCCAATTTATACCAGCGTTCAAGCCAAATCTGGGCTTACTTGGCCCAGCGTTATTTGTTTGACTTGAAACAGGCGGTGTCGCCAGCTTCAGCACCAGGCGAAACCGGCTGGTTTGTGGTTTACAGCTTGGCATCACTATCCTATCGCTTGGCGATGCTGTGGTTTGTCTGCGTGTATCTGACCGAAAAATTCTTTGTGCTGGGCGTGCTGCTGGCCTTGGCGATGGTGGCCTTGCAACTGGCGTTGCCCGTCTACAAAGCTATCAGTTTCGTGTTGACCAGCCCCAGCCTGGGGCGAAAACGCGACAAAGCCCTGCTCACCAGTTCAGGCATCGCCGTAGCACTTATCCTGCTGATTGGTGTCGTGCCCTTTCCTAATTACACCCTGGCCGAAGGCGTGGTCTGGCTGCCCGATGAAGCACAGATCAAGGTCGAGCAAGACGGCTTTGTCGGTGAATTGCTGGTCAAATCGCAGCAGTTCGTCAACCAGGGCGATGCCCTACTGGTGATGCATGACGATGCCCTGGAGTCCAAAGCTAAGATTGCACGCGCCAAGGTAGCCGAATTGCAAAGTCAATATCGTGCCGAGAAAGAGCAGGATTTGGTGAAGGCGGAAATATTGAAAGAATCCTTGCGAGTCGCCGAATCCGAACTGGATCATTTAAATCACAAATCCAGCGCGATGCTCATTAGCGCCGCCAAATCCGGTTATTTGCTGATGCCGGACGCCGACGACCTGACCGACAGCTACCTGCGGCAAGGCGAGTTGATCGGTTACATCATGGACCAACAAGCGCCGACCATACGCATGGTAGTCACCCAAGATAACATTGGCCTGCTGCGCGAACGCACACCGCAAATCAGTGTGCGACTGGTCAGCGACCCGTATCGCGAGTATCCGGCCAATATCATCCGCCTGGCGCCGGAGGCCACTAACAGCTTGCCGAGCCCGGCGCTGGCGACTACCGGCGGCGGCAAGATTCGGGTCAATTCGGAAGACCCAAAAGAGATGCAGACCTTGCAGAAAATTTTTCTGGTGGACCTGGGTTTCGCGCCGCCGAAAAATCTACCTATCGGCATGCGCGCGTATGTGCGGATTAATCATGGCGGCGAATCGGCGGCGACCCAGTTGTACCGCCGGCTACGCCAGGTATTTTTGAGGCAATTCAATGTCTGA
- a CDS encoding preprotein translocase subunit SecA, translating into MSEVLWRPGLRFGSYPQKPESRLTDFEQGAAAFFDKIVKRLTRKRYSLTYVVEQVNRHAEPLRHCNEQQLTIAILALREALSRQGLTEVLMLRAFALIRETADRTLNKRHFDEQLFGGWLMINGLLAEMETGEGKTLTATLPACTAALAGIPVHVITANDYLAGRDADMLKPLYLRLGLKSGAVVDGMALEQRRKMYQNAIVHTTNKQIAFDYLRDRIEIGEDTGPLRFQYRQIRQDVTEQKHEALIMRGLCFAIIDEADSVLIDEAKTPLIITQTKPNDESPKTYGDALYLASSLFINDDFVIDAKSRDIELTSQGENTLADMAIGLGPNWKNKRWRETMVKQALIAEYCFKRNKQYILKDNKVQIIDEFTGRVMEDRSWEQGLQQMIEAKEGCLISEQREPLARISYQRFFGRYLKLAGTSGTVREVAAEMHRVYGLHAVKVPTHRISKRRLLSERIYTTQAAKQRMFLQRVNELHTLGRPILIGTGSVAESLEVSDWLEQAGLLHRVLNAEQDQHEAEIIAHAGQLNAITVATNMAGRGTDIALGLGVAELGGLHVIALNCNESRRIDRQLYGRCARQGDPGSCEAILSLEDAGLREFYSSAILKTLTGLANGDQALPAWLGNLILRLPQTYKERHQRSVRRQLSKQDKRLSRILAFSGKFE; encoded by the coding sequence ATGTCTGAGGTTTTGTGGCGCCCAGGGCTGCGCTTTGGCAGCTATCCGCAGAAACCGGAAAGCCGACTCACGGATTTCGAGCAAGGCGCAGCGGCCTTTTTCGACAAAATCGTCAAACGCCTGACGCGTAAACGCTACAGCCTGACTTATGTCGTGGAGCAGGTAAACCGACATGCCGAGCCCTTACGCCACTGCAACGAACAACAGCTAACCATTGCCATCCTGGCGTTGCGGGAGGCCTTATCCCGGCAAGGTTTGACTGAAGTTTTGATGCTCCGGGCCTTTGCCTTGATTCGCGAGACCGCCGACCGCACCCTGAACAAACGCCATTTCGATGAGCAACTGTTTGGGGGCTGGCTGATGATCAACGGCCTGCTGGCGGAGATGGAAACCGGCGAAGGCAAGACGCTGACCGCCACGCTGCCGGCCTGCACCGCAGCATTGGCCGGCATCCCGGTCCACGTCATCACCGCCAACGATTATCTGGCGGGTCGCGATGCCGACATGCTCAAACCGCTGTATTTGCGGTTGGGCTTGAAATCGGGTGCGGTGGTCGATGGTATGGCGCTGGAGCAACGCCGAAAAATGTATCAAAACGCCATCGTTCATACCACCAACAAGCAAATTGCCTTTGATTATCTGCGCGACCGCATCGAGATCGGCGAGGATACCGGACCGCTCAGGTTTCAATATCGGCAAATTCGCCAGGACGTCACCGAGCAAAAACATGAGGCGTTGATCATGCGCGGCTTGTGCTTTGCGATCATCGATGAGGCAGACAGTGTCTTGATTGACGAAGCCAAGACACCGTTGATCATTACTCAAACCAAGCCGAATGACGAATCGCCGAAGACCTATGGCGACGCCTTGTATTTAGCCTCATCGTTGTTCATCAACGACGATTTTGTGATTGACGCCAAGAGCCGCGACATCGAACTGACATCGCAGGGCGAAAACACCCTAGCCGACATGGCTATCGGCCTAGGACCTAATTGGAAAAACAAGCGCTGGCGGGAAACCATGGTGAAACAGGCTTTGATCGCCGAGTATTGCTTCAAGCGCAACAAGCAATACATCCTCAAAGATAACAAGGTACAAATCATCGACGAGTTTACCGGTCGGGTAATGGAAGATCGATCCTGGGAACAGGGGCTGCAGCAAATGATAGAAGCCAAGGAAGGTTGCTTGATTTCCGAACAGCGCGAGCCGCTGGCGCGCATCAGTTACCAGCGCTTTTTTGGTCGCTATCTCAAACTGGCCGGCACCTCGGGCACGGTGCGGGAAGTGGCCGCGGAAATGCATCGCGTCTACGGCCTGCACGCCGTGAAAGTACCAACGCACAGAATATCGAAACGACGACTGCTCAGCGAGCGGATTTATACTACACAGGCAGCCAAGCAACGAATGTTTCTGCAACGGGTCAACGAGTTGCACACACTGGGCAGACCGATATTGATAGGCACCGGCTCCGTTGCCGAATCGCTGGAGGTCAGCGATTGGCTGGAACAAGCCGGTTTGCTCCACCGGGTTTTGAATGCCGAGCAAGATCAACACGAAGCCGAAATCATTGCTCATGCCGGCCAGCTGAATGCGATTACCGTGGCGACCAACATGGCCGGGCGCGGCACCGATATAGCCTTGGGGCTGGGCGTGGCGGAACTGGGCGGCCTGCATGTGATTGCATTGAACTGCAACGAATCCCGGCGCATAGATCGGCAACTATACGGCCGTTGCGCCCGGCAAGGCGATCCCGGTAGCTGCGAAGCGATACTATCACTGGAGGATGCGGGGCTGCGGGAGTTTTATTCCTCTGCTATTCTCAAAACGCTGACCGGCTTGGCGAATGGAGATCAAGCCTTGCCGGCGTGGTTGGGAAACCTGATCTTACGCTTGCCGCAAACTTACAAAGAGCGGCACCAGCGCAGCGTCAGAAGGCAATTAAGCAAACAGGACAAACGTTTGTCGCGTATTTTGGCGTTTTCCGGCAAGTTTGAATAA
- a CDS encoding tyrosine-type recombinase/integrase translates to MGVYILDWQDKIKEAAQAEDPQQFFYDFFNSAEADKDYVFTFKGKPVLKAGGNAWKKALNRASISEFRWHDLRHTLASWHVQAGTPLNVLQELGGWSDYSMVLRYAHLGPEHLAEYANRITDSAHFAHTKPVGIKKPVALAS, encoded by the coding sequence ATGGGCGTGTACATATTGGATTGGCAAGATAAGATCAAGGAAGCCGCCCAAGCAGAAGATCCACAACAATTTTTTTACGATTTCTTCAACAGCGCTGAAGCCGATAAGGATTATGTGTTCACGTTCAAAGGTAAACCCGTGCTGAAAGCCGGTGGTAACGCCTGGAAGAAAGCATTGAATCGCGCCAGCATTAGCGAATTCAGGTGGCACGATTTACGCCATACCTTGGCAAGCTGGCATGTGCAAGCAGGGACGCCGTTGAATGTGTTGCAGGAGTTAGGCGGTTGGAGTGACTATTCGATGGTGCTGCGTTACGCACACCTGGGGCCGGAACATCTGGCCGAATACGCCAACCGAATCACCGATTCAGCACATTTTGCGCACACAAAACCGGTAGGCATAAAAAAACCAGTCGCTCTTGCAAGCTAA
- a CDS encoding efflux RND transporter periplasmic adaptor subunit, whose product MSINPYFSSALLGLGLFSGTTLAANLDCMVKPEMYVELSSPVAGTVAALLVDKGDHVVKGQPLAQLEASVELAKFNQAKADAETNSEVRNQKIKLEYATRNRTRYRSLATTNVISQIEKDKVETEVVLAEIELKKAEERRKSAMLALEMAKAQLEVKTVKSPIDGIVIDRYAMPGESVSDRAIMKLAQVNPLRVELIAPTEYFGLIQPGMEAEVRPELPAKKVVKATITKVDQLIDPASGSFTVRMTLPNASDELIGGVNCIASFDFATPAVSTTPTLPPFAPQSAAPVNPVIKR is encoded by the coding sequence ATGTCCATAAACCCTTATTTTTCTTCCGCACTACTCGGCCTTGGCCTATTCAGCGGCACTACGCTTGCCGCCAATCTGGATTGCATGGTCAAGCCGGAAATGTACGTCGAGCTGAGCAGCCCTGTGGCGGGTACCGTCGCAGCACTATTGGTCGACAAGGGCGATCACGTTGTCAAAGGCCAGCCTCTTGCCCAATTGGAAGCGTCGGTGGAACTGGCCAAGTTCAACCAAGCCAAGGCAGATGCCGAGACCAACAGCGAGGTGCGCAATCAAAAAATCAAACTGGAATACGCCACCCGCAACCGCACCCGCTACCGCAGTTTGGCCACGACCAATGTCATTTCTCAAATCGAGAAAGACAAAGTCGAAACCGAAGTGGTGCTAGCCGAAATCGAGTTGAAAAAGGCCGAGGAACGCAGAAAGTCGGCGATGCTGGCATTGGAAATGGCCAAGGCACAACTAGAAGTTAAAACCGTCAAAAGCCCGATAGACGGTATCGTAATAGACCGGTATGCGATGCCCGGCGAGTCGGTCAGCGACCGCGCGATTATGAAGTTGGCCCAAGTCAACCCGCTGCGAGTCGAGTTGATCGCCCCTACTGAATACTTTGGCCTAATTCAGCCGGGCATGGAAGCGGAAGTACGCCCCGAACTGCCGGCCAAAAAAGTAGTAAAAGCCACGATCACCAAAGTGGACCAATTGATCGATCCGGCCAGCGGCAGCTTTACTGTACGGATGACCTTACCCAACGCCAGCGACGAGCTAATCGGCGGCGTAAACTGTATTGCCAGCTTCGATTTCGCAACTCCTGCTGTAAGCACGACACCGACTCTCCCGCCTTTTGCACCACAGAGTGCGGCTCCAGTGAATCCGGTCATCAAGCGTTGA